The window CGATCAGGGCCGCGTGCAGCTGGTCGCGCCAGCCCTGGGTGACCGGGGTGCCGACGGCGGGTGCGCCGACGGGCTCGCCGAGCCGGTCCTTGAGCTCGAGGAGGAGCTTCTGGGCGCCCTTCTTGCCGATGCCCGGGACGGCGGTGAGGGCCTTCTCGTCGCCGGTGGCGACGGCGCGGCGCAGGGCGTCGGGCGTGTGCACGGCCAGCATCGACTGGGCGAGCCGCGGTCCCACGCCGCTGGCGGTCTGGAGCAGTTCGAAGACCTGGCGCTCGTCGTCGTCGGCGAAGCCGTACAGGGTCAGCGAGTCCTCCCGTACGACGAGGGAGGTGGCGAGCCTGGCCTGCTGGCCGAGGCGGAGGGTGGACAGCGTGTTCGGGGTGCACTGCACGGCCATGCCGACGCCGCCGACCTCGATCACCGCGGCGTCGGGGGCGAGGGCTGCGACCGTGCCGCTGACGAAGGCGATCATGCCGTACGGCCTTTCGTTGTCGTCGTTGTAGCCGTTGTCGTCGGGTTTCCGGCCGCGTGCGCGGCGACGGCCTGCTGGAGCCGGTTCTGGGCGGGGGCGCGCCAGATGTGGCAGATGGCCAGGGCGAGGGCGTCGGCGGCGTCGGCCGGTTTGGGGGGCGCGGCGAGTCGCAGCAGCCGGGTGACCATGGCGCCGACCTGCGCCTTGTCGGCGCGGCCGCTGCCGGTGACGGCGGCCTTGACCTCGCTGGGGGTGTGCAGGGCGACCGGGATGCCGCGGCGGGCGGCGCAGAGCATCGCCACGGCGCTGGCCTGGGCGGTGCCCATCACCGTGCGCACGTTGTGCTGGCTGAACACGCGCTCCACCGCCACGTATTCGGGGCGGTGCTCGTCCAGCCAGCGCTCTATCCCCTGTTCGACGGCGACCAGACGGTGGCTCAGGTCGGCGTCCGCCGGGGTGCGGACGACTCCGACGCCGAGCATCGTCAGCGGCCGGCCCGCGACCCCCTCGACGACACCGACGCCGCAGCGGGTCAGTCCCGGGTCGACTCCCAGTACGCGCACGCGTGTCCCTCCCCTCGTGACGTGGTCGTGGTCATGGCGGCGATCTTTGAGTGATCTTTGCCTGATGTCAGGCTATCCGCTGCCACCGACAACGACGGCGGGTGC of the Streptomyces sp. NBC_01788 genome contains:
- the ruvA gene encoding Holliday junction branch migration protein RuvA, with the translated sequence MIAFVSGTVAALAPDAAVIEVGGVGMAVQCTPNTLSTLRLGQQARLATSLVVREDSLTLYGFADDDERQVFELLQTASGVGPRLAQSMLAVHTPDALRRAVATGDEKALTAVPGIGKKGAQKLLLELKDRLGEPVGAPAVGTPVTQGWRDQLHAALIGLGYATREADEAVTAVAPQAEAAEGTPQVGQLLKAALQTLNRAR
- the ruvC gene encoding crossover junction endodeoxyribonuclease RuvC; this translates as MRVLGVDPGLTRCGVGVVEGVAGRPLTMLGVGVVRTPADADLSHRLVAVEQGIERWLDEHRPEYVAVERVFSQHNVRTVMGTAQASAVAMLCAARRGIPVALHTPSEVKAAVTGSGRADKAQVGAMVTRLLRLAAPPKPADAADALALAICHIWRAPAQNRLQQAVAAHAAGNPTTTATTTTTKGRTA